In the Actinomycetota bacterium genome, GCGTGTGATGTCAGGCGGCCCTTGGGTACCATCGGATCATGCTCGGCGGATTGAAGTCGCAGGTTGCCACAGCAATGTTGATCGTGGTGTGTGCGGCCGGCTGCGGAGGCGGCTCGGAGGAGGTCATCCAGGCGGACCCCGACTTGATCCAGTCGGATACAGGCGCCGCCGGAGGGGACCAGGAGGCCCGGGTCGACGAGATCCTCTCGGAACTGCAGACGTCCCAGAGTGCCGAGGGGACCGTGATCACGCTGCCCGAGAACATCCTGTTCGACTTCGCCTCGGCCCAATTAAAGCCGGAGGCGCCGGCGCAGCTGGACCGGATCGCCGAGGTGCTGAG is a window encoding:
- a CDS encoding OmpA family protein, which encodes MLGGLKSQVATAMLIVVCAAGCGGGSEEVIQADPDLIQSDTGAAGGDQEARVDEILSELQTSQSAEGTVITLPENILFDFASAQLKPEAPAQLDRIAEVLRLYNTAPVTIRGFTDSTGPEEANRNLARRRADSVKSYLTEGPAIEPGRLTATGLGEQDPVAPNENPDGSDNPEGREQNRRVEIVVEGVQR